Proteins encoded by one window of Actinocorallia herbida:
- a CDS encoding winged helix-turn-helix transcriptional regulator produces MEQAIDPQTARCMQILAVIGDLWTLAIVMTLQPGPLRFNALHRAIPKANAVTLTNRLRRLEEAGIVGHDKETAAGKGSTYALTDFGRRLLPIVDTIREVALDLERSGDFPHRTT; encoded by the coding sequence ATGGAACAGGCGATCGATCCCCAGACGGCACGCTGCATGCAGATCCTGGCCGTCATCGGCGACCTGTGGACCCTCGCGATCGTCATGACGCTCCAACCGGGCCCGCTCCGCTTCAACGCCCTGCACCGGGCGATCCCCAAAGCCAACGCCGTCACCCTCACCAACCGGCTGCGCCGCCTGGAGGAGGCGGGGATCGTCGGCCACGACAAGGAGACCGCCGCAGGGAAGGGGAGCACCTACGCCCTCACGGACTTCGGCCGCCGCCTCCTCCCGATCGTCGACACCATCCGGGAGGTCGCCCTCGACCTGGAACGATCAGGCGACTTCCCCCACCGCACCACCTGA
- a CDS encoding NAD(P)-dependent oxidoreductase — MRVTIFGATGRTGHLLVQRALEAGHDVTAYARTPARLQIAHPALRVVVGELDDDAAIGEAVRGSDAVIEGVGSESGGTRRVVAAMTAAGVKRLVAVSTCSVPDAGDRPDPDVEELVRFVRTRAPGAYAEVRAAAEIVRASTLDWTLVRVAKLTDDAPSGARAGYYGRGEIGMSTSRADLAAFLLAQLTDPDHAGRAPAISSRPRLPA; from the coding sequence ATGCGCGTCACGATCTTCGGTGCCACCGGACGGACCGGTCACCTGCTCGTCCAGCGTGCTCTGGAAGCGGGCCATGACGTCACCGCCTACGCCCGCACGCCCGCCAGGCTCCAGATCGCCCATCCGGCGCTGCGCGTGGTCGTGGGCGAGCTGGACGACGACGCGGCGATCGGCGAGGCGGTGCGCGGCTCGGACGCGGTCATCGAGGGGGTCGGCTCGGAGAGCGGGGGAACCCGCCGCGTCGTCGCGGCGATGACGGCCGCCGGGGTGAAGCGCCTGGTGGCGGTGTCCACGTGCAGTGTCCCGGACGCCGGCGATCGCCCCGACCCGGACGTCGAGGAACTCGTCCGGTTCGTGCGCACCAGGGCTCCGGGCGCCTACGCCGAGGTGCGGGCGGCTGCGGAGATCGTGCGCGCGAGCACGCTGGACTGGACGCTCGTCCGGGTCGCGAAACTGACGGACGACGCCCCGAGCGGCGCGAGGGCCGGGTACTACGGCCGAGGAGAAATCGGCATGTCGACGAGCCGCGCGGATCTCGCGGCTTTCCTGCTCGCCCAGCTCACGGACCCGGACCACGCCGGACGCGCCCCGGCGATCAGCAGCCGACCCCGCCTCCCCGCCTGA
- a CDS encoding acyl-CoA dehydrogenase family protein, translated as MDAAERDLLAETLRKTMTASSGPALDTALADLGWPDLLAELPEVAVPSVFRLLGETGAHASVLNDVVLAEAGRPLGGTLPLPYTGRAHVVWERTDVPGIALDPALPLRTAAGADPVPLAAGRRALGWWLLGSGHAMLALARAHVLSRVQFGKPLASFQAVRHRLAETLVALEGAEAALIASTAHPDDLASLLAKAAAGEAALTAARHCQQVMGGIGFTAEHDLHHHIKRALVLDGLLGSTKDLSREAGALLRSERTAPRLIHL; from the coding sequence ATGGACGCCGCTGAACGCGACCTCCTCGCCGAGACCCTGCGCAAGACGATGACCGCGTCCTCCGGGCCCGCCCTGGACACGGCCCTGGCCGACCTGGGCTGGCCCGACCTGCTCGCGGAGCTGCCCGAGGTCGCCGTGCCGTCGGTGTTCCGGCTGCTCGGCGAGACCGGGGCGCACGCGTCGGTCCTGAACGACGTGGTGCTCGCGGAGGCGGGGCGGCCGCTGGGCGGCACCCTCCCGCTCCCCTACACGGGCCGCGCCCACGTCGTCTGGGAGCGGACCGACGTCCCGGGCATCGCCCTCGATCCGGCGCTCCCCCTCCGCACGGCCGCCGGCGCCGACCCCGTGCCCCTGGCGGCGGGCCGCCGTGCGCTGGGCTGGTGGCTCCTCGGCTCCGGCCACGCCATGCTCGCCCTGGCCCGCGCCCACGTCCTGTCCCGCGTCCAGTTCGGCAAGCCCCTGGCCTCCTTCCAGGCCGTCCGCCACCGCCTCGCCGAAACCCTGGTCGCCCTGGAAGGAGCCGAAGCCGCCCTCATCGCCTCGACGGCCCACCCCGACGACCTGGCCTCCCTCCTCGCGAAGGCGGCGGCCGGCGAAGCCGCGCTCACCGCGGCCCGCCACTGCCAGCAGGTCATGGGCGGCATCGGCTTCACCGCCGAACACGACCTCCACCACCACATCAAACGCGCCCTGGTCCTCGACGGCCTCCTGGGCAGCACCAAAGACCTGAGCCGAGAGGCCGGCGCCCTCCTGCGGTCGGAGCGCACCGCCCCCCGGCTCATCCACCTGTGA
- a CDS encoding acyl-CoA dehydrogenase family protein, whose translation MSIAEFRSGLCAWLAENDLSPGPDHSLEAEVAQLARVRRALFDADWMRYGWPELVGGLGGPAVLRAVLGEEVATRGLAAPGIYSMVEVLVPTLISYARPELAAEMVPLLLSGREQWCQGFSEPGSGSDLASLTTRAVQRGDHWVVSGQKVWTSLAQFSARCVLLTRTAPGHAGITAFFVDMDSPGITVRPLRTMHGVDEFAEVFFDDVAVPADRMLGRPGDGWSLAMDLLPHERSTCFWHRIAHLFSRLDRVLDQADLDARDDAALGAAYLALHTARCRSHVTQERLGAGAKLGPETSVDKVLLATAEQKLFDTARDLLPGVLELGSSPWQPEYLYSRAATIYGGTSEIQRNIIARRLLDLGKE comes from the coding sequence GTGAGCATCGCGGAGTTCCGGTCGGGGCTGTGCGCCTGGCTGGCCGAGAACGACCTCTCGCCCGGCCCCGACCACTCGCTCGAGGCGGAGGTCGCCCAGCTCGCCCGGGTCCGCCGGGCGCTCTTCGACGCGGACTGGATGCGGTACGGCTGGCCCGAGCTCGTCGGCGGGCTGGGCGGCCCGGCGGTGCTGCGGGCGGTCCTCGGCGAGGAGGTCGCGACGCGCGGGCTCGCCGCGCCGGGGATCTACTCGATGGTCGAGGTCCTGGTGCCGACGCTGATCTCCTACGCGCGGCCCGAACTCGCGGCGGAGATGGTGCCGCTGCTGCTCAGCGGGCGGGAGCAGTGGTGCCAGGGGTTCTCCGAGCCCGGATCCGGGAGCGACCTCGCCTCGTTGACGACCCGGGCCGTCCAGCGCGGCGACCACTGGGTCGTCAGCGGGCAGAAGGTGTGGACGAGCCTTGCCCAGTTCTCCGCACGCTGTGTCCTGCTGACCCGGACGGCCCCGGGGCACGCCGGGATCACCGCGTTCTTCGTGGACATGGACTCCCCCGGCATCACCGTCCGGCCGCTGCGGACCATGCACGGCGTCGACGAGTTCGCCGAGGTGTTCTTCGACGACGTCGCGGTCCCGGCCGACCGGATGCTCGGGCGGCCCGGGGACGGCTGGAGCCTCGCGATGGACCTGCTCCCGCACGAGCGGTCCACCTGCTTCTGGCACCGGATCGCGCACCTGTTCTCCCGGCTCGACCGCGTCCTCGACCAGGCCGACCTCGACGCCCGCGACGACGCCGCGCTCGGCGCCGCCTACCTGGCCCTGCACACCGCGCGCTGCCGCTCGCACGTCACCCAGGAGCGGCTCGGCGCGGGCGCGAAGCTCGGCCCGGAGACGTCGGTGGACAAGGTGCTGCTGGCGACCGCCGAGCAGAAGCTGTTCGACACCGCGCGGGACCTGCTGCCCGGCGTCCTGGAGCTGGGCTCGTCGCCTTGGCAGCCGGAGTACCTGTACTCGCGGGCCGCGACGATCTACGGCGGCACCTCCGAGATCCAGCGCAACATCATCGCCCGCCGCCTGCTCGACCTCGGAAAGGAGTGA
- a CDS encoding nuclear transport factor 2 family protein: MPDNTTATGPSETEDQVAIQQLLAKYAVTITKGDIEGLVSVFTPDGTYSAFGDTYPLTEFPDLVAAAPKGLFLTGTALVEIDGDDASGTQPLAFIDHTNHHMRIGYYSDTYRRTADGWRLATRSMTFIRRTGDHDSGIPHAYKNSSA; this comes from the coding sequence TTGCCGGATAACACCACCGCCACCGGCCCCTCGGAGACCGAGGACCAGGTGGCGATCCAGCAGCTGCTCGCCAAGTACGCGGTGACCATCACCAAGGGCGACATCGAGGGCCTCGTCTCGGTGTTCACCCCCGACGGCACCTACAGCGCCTTCGGCGACACCTACCCGCTGACCGAGTTCCCCGACCTCGTCGCGGCGGCCCCCAAGGGCCTGTTCCTCACCGGCACCGCCCTGGTGGAGATCGACGGCGACGACGCGAGCGGCACCCAGCCGCTGGCGTTCATCGACCACACCAACCACCACATGCGGATCGGGTACTACTCCGACACCTACCGGCGCACCGCCGACGGGTGGCGGCTGGCGACCCGGTCGATGACCTTCATCCGCCGCACCGGGGACCACGACTCGGGGATCCCGCACGCGTACAAGAACTCGAGCGCGTGA
- a CDS encoding metal-dependent hydrolase family protein, giving the protein MLTLKAAGLLDLDTGEIVRPGIVRVDGDRIAGIGGAPEGEVIDLGDLILLPGLMDMEVNLLMGGRGETVAYSPVQDDPPLRMLRAVGNARRTLRAGFTTVRNLGLFVKTGGYLLDVALAKAIDAGWIDGPRIVPAGHAITPTGGHLDPTMFAAFAPGIMPLTLEEGIANGVDEVRKAVRYQIKHGAQLIKVCCSGGVMSHTGLPGAQHYSDEELRAIVDEAHRRGLKVAAHTHGAGAVKNAVLAGIDCIEHGFLIDDETIELMLERGTWLVPTTFLADGMDVSKAAPELKAKAAEMFPRARESVRKAIEAGVKIAVGTDAPAIPHGKNASELVALTTRGMSELAVLRAATVRAAELLGVTDRGRLAEGLLADIIGVPGDPLADITVTQQVKFVMKGGKVFAG; this is encoded by the coding sequence ATGCTCACCCTGAAGGCGGCGGGCCTGCTCGACCTGGACACCGGCGAGATCGTCCGGCCCGGGATCGTCAGGGTCGACGGCGACCGGATCGCCGGGATCGGGGGCGCGCCCGAGGGCGAGGTCATCGATCTCGGCGATCTGATCCTGCTGCCCGGCCTCATGGACATGGAGGTCAACCTGCTGATGGGCGGGCGCGGCGAGACCGTCGCGTACTCGCCCGTCCAGGACGACCCTCCCCTGCGGATGCTGCGGGCCGTCGGGAACGCCCGCCGCACCCTGCGGGCCGGGTTCACGACGGTCCGGAACCTCGGCCTGTTCGTCAAGACCGGCGGGTACCTCCTCGACGTCGCGCTCGCCAAGGCGATCGACGCGGGCTGGATCGACGGGCCCAGGATCGTTCCGGCCGGGCACGCGATCACCCCGACCGGCGGCCACCTCGACCCGACGATGTTCGCCGCGTTCGCGCCCGGCATCATGCCCCTCACCTTGGAGGAGGGCATCGCCAACGGCGTGGACGAGGTGCGCAAGGCCGTCAGGTACCAGATCAAGCACGGGGCGCAGCTCATCAAGGTGTGCTGCTCCGGCGGCGTCATGTCGCACACCGGCCTGCCGGGCGCGCAGCACTATTCGGACGAGGAGCTGCGCGCGATCGTCGACGAGGCGCACCGGCGCGGGCTCAAGGTCGCCGCGCACACGCACGGCGCGGGCGCGGTGAAGAACGCGGTGCTCGCCGGGATCGACTGCATCGAGCACGGCTTCCTCATCGACGACGAGACGATCGAGCTGATGCTGGAGCGCGGCACCTGGCTGGTGCCGACCACGTTCCTCGCCGACGGCATGGACGTCTCCAAGGCCGCGCCGGAGCTCAAGGCCAAGGCCGCCGAGATGTTCCCGCGCGCCCGCGAATCGGTGCGCAAGGCCATCGAGGCGGGCGTCAAGATCGCGGTCGGCACCGACGCGCCCGCCATCCCGCACGGCAAGAACGCGAGCGAGCTCGTCGCGCTCACCACGCGCGGGATGTCGGAACTCGCGGTCCTGCGGGCCGCGACGGTCAGGGCCGCCGAACTCCTCGGCGTCACCGACCGGGGCCGGCTCGCGGAGGGGCTGCTCGCCGACATCATCGGCGTCCCCGGTGACCCGCTCGCGGACATCACCGTCACCCAGCAGGTCAAGTTCGTCATGAAGGGAGGAAAGGTCTTTGCCGGATAA
- a CDS encoding aromatic ring-hydroxylating oxygenase subunit alpha — protein sequence MPHFAKPPAGSWTEQYPELGTAPVDYTDSIDPAFYEDERAAIFKRTWLNVGRVERIPRTGNYFTKELAAAGTSLIIVRGADKKVRAFHNVCRHRGNKLVWNDYPNEEVSGTCRQFTCKYHAWRYSLEGELTFVQQEGEFFDLDKKDFGLKEVACDVWEGFVFVNLDPQETLTEYLGEMATGLEGYPFHEMTEVYTYKAEIGSNWKLFIDAFAEFYHAPVLHQKQATKDEADKLLGYGFEALHYELYSPHSMISSWGGMAPPKDPSMVKPIERALRSGLFGPWDRPAIDGLDPAELPAGINPAKHRAWGTDSFEIFPNFTLLFWAPGWYLTYHYWPTAVDRHIFEANLYFVPPKNARERMAQELAAVTFKEYALQDANTLEATQTMIATRTVTEFPLCDQELLLRHLHKVVADKVEEYRDAAAR from the coding sequence GTGCCCCATTTCGCCAAGCCCCCGGCGGGGAGCTGGACGGAGCAGTACCCCGAACTCGGGACCGCTCCGGTCGACTACACCGACTCGATCGACCCCGCGTTCTACGAGGACGAGCGCGCCGCGATCTTCAAGCGGACCTGGCTGAACGTCGGCCGCGTCGAGCGGATCCCGCGCACCGGGAACTACTTCACCAAGGAACTGGCCGCCGCCGGGACGTCCCTCATCATCGTGCGGGGCGCCGACAAGAAGGTCAGGGCCTTCCACAACGTCTGCCGGCACCGCGGCAACAAGCTGGTGTGGAACGACTATCCCAATGAGGAGGTCTCCGGCACCTGCCGTCAGTTCACCTGCAAGTACCACGCCTGGCGCTACAGCCTCGAAGGCGAGCTGACGTTCGTCCAGCAGGAGGGCGAGTTCTTCGACCTGGACAAGAAGGACTTCGGCCTGAAGGAGGTGGCCTGCGACGTCTGGGAAGGGTTCGTCTTCGTCAACCTGGACCCGCAGGAGACCCTGACGGAGTACCTCGGCGAGATGGCGACGGGCCTCGAGGGCTACCCGTTCCACGAGATGACCGAGGTCTACACCTACAAGGCCGAGATCGGCTCCAACTGGAAGCTGTTCATCGACGCGTTCGCCGAGTTCTACCACGCGCCCGTCCTGCACCAGAAGCAGGCGACCAAGGACGAGGCCGACAAGCTGCTCGGCTACGGGTTCGAGGCGCTGCACTACGAGCTGTACAGCCCGCACTCGATGATCTCCTCCTGGGGCGGCATGGCGCCGCCGAAGGACCCGAGCATGGTCAAGCCGATCGAGCGGGCGCTGCGCAGCGGCCTGTTCGGCCCGTGGGACCGGCCCGCGATCGACGGCCTCGACCCGGCCGAGCTGCCCGCCGGGATCAACCCGGCCAAGCACCGCGCGTGGGGCACCGACTCGTTCGAGATCTTCCCCAACTTCACCCTGCTGTTCTGGGCGCCCGGCTGGTACCTGACCTACCACTACTGGCCGACCGCCGTGGACCGGCACATCTTCGAGGCGAACCTGTACTTCGTGCCGCCGAAGAACGCCCGCGAGCGCATGGCCCAGGAGCTGGCCGCGGTCACCTTCAAGGAGTACGCGCTGCAGGACGCCAACACCCTGGAGGCGACCCAGACGATGATCGCCACCAGGACCGTCACCGAATTCCCGCTGTGCGACCAGGAGCTGCTGCTCCGCCACCTGCACAAGGTCGTCGCCGACAAGGTCGAGGAGTACCGCGATGCCGCTGCCCGCTGA
- a CDS encoding carboxymuconolactone decarboxylase family protein, with the protein MTRLPPITAEEWGDQERKAVSSLMPEGRRERADVGAALATLVRHPALARRFLTFNTHLLIHSTLPARLRELAILRVARRRDCVFEWVHHTELARQAGLTDAEIEAAGRGEAADPLDLLVLRAVDELDDGSALTDETWAALGEHLSEHQLMDLVFTIGAYCLLAMAFNTFGLDPDLHH; encoded by the coding sequence ATGACGCGCCTTCCGCCGATCACGGCAGAAGAGTGGGGCGACCAGGAGCGCAAAGCCGTCTCCTCCCTGATGCCCGAAGGCAGGCGCGAGCGTGCCGACGTCGGCGCCGCGCTCGCCACGCTCGTGCGGCACCCCGCGCTCGCGCGGCGGTTCCTCACCTTCAACACCCATCTGCTGATCCACTCGACCCTCCCGGCGCGGCTGCGGGAGCTGGCGATCCTGCGGGTCGCGCGCCGCCGCGACTGCGTGTTCGAGTGGGTGCACCACACCGAGCTGGCCCGTCAGGCCGGACTGACGGACGCGGAGATCGAGGCGGCCGGGCGCGGCGAGGCCGCCGACCCGCTGGACCTCCTCGTCCTGCGCGCGGTCGACGAACTCGACGACGGCTCGGCCCTGACCGACGAGACCTGGGCCGCCCTCGGCGAGCACCTGTCGGAGCACCAGCTCATGGACCTCGTCTTCACCATCGGCGCCTACTGCCTGCTGGCCATGGCGTTCAACACCTTCGGCCTGGACCCCGACCTCCACCACTGA